In Xenopus laevis strain J_2021 chromosome 2S, Xenopus_laevis_v10.1, whole genome shotgun sequence, a genomic segment contains:
- the sh3bgr.S gene encoding SH3 domain-binding glutamic acid-rich-like protein isoform X4, with product MIKLQCPWLREQVRLTGTVLGLTVLGLCLSGSVGSPSPLAAKMVINVFVATVAGSTAIKKKQQEVVGFLEANRIDFEQKDIACNDDNRQWMRENVPGEKKPENGIPLPPQIFNEELYCGDFESFFDAKEGNEIFVFLGLTPLPSKKDMEVPSDLQNGEVPAEDSTVEEEEEGEQ from the exons ATGATCAAGTTGCAATGTCCATGGCTCAGAGAGCAGGTTAGACTCACAGGCACTGTGCTTGGACTCACTGTGCTGGGACTCTGTCTGTCTGGATCTGTGGGTTCCCCCTCTCCTCTTGCAGCCAAAATGGTTATTAACGTCTTTGTGGCTACCGTGGCAGGATCCACTGCG ataaaaaagaaacaacaagAAGTAGTAGGGTTTTTGGAGGCCAACCGGATTGACTTTGAACAAAAGGATATTGCGTGTAATGATGACAATCGGCAATGGATGAGGGAGAACGTACCTGGGGAGAAGAAACCGGAGAACGGGATACCTCTTCCTCCCCAAATTTTCAATGAGGAACTGTATTGTGGG GACTTTGAATCGTTCTTTGATGCTAAAGAAGGAAATGAAATATTTGTGTTCCTGGGATTAACTCCACTTCCAAGTAAAAAG GATATGGAGGTTCCATCTGACTTGCAGAATGGGGAGGTTCCAGCAGAAGACAGCACT
- the sh3bgr.S gene encoding SH3 domain-binding glutamic acid-rich protein isoform X5 produces MIKLQCPWLREQVRLTGTVLGLTVLGLCLSGSVGSPSPLAAKMVINVFVATVAGSTAIKKKQQEVVGFLEANRIDFEQKDIACNDDNRQWMRENVPGEKKPENGIPLPPQIFNEELYCGDFESFFDAKEGNEIFVFLGLTPLPSKKVEEEEEGEQ; encoded by the exons ATGATCAAGTTGCAATGTCCATGGCTCAGAGAGCAGGTTAGACTCACAGGCACTGTGCTTGGACTCACTGTGCTGGGACTCTGTCTGTCTGGATCTGTGGGTTCCCCCTCTCCTCTTGCAGCCAAAATGGTTATTAACGTCTTTGTGGCTACCGTGGCAGGATCCACTGCG ataaaaaagaaacaacaagAAGTAGTAGGGTTTTTGGAGGCCAACCGGATTGACTTTGAACAAAAGGATATTGCGTGTAATGATGACAATCGGCAATGGATGAGGGAGAACGTACCTGGGGAGAAGAAACCGGAGAACGGGATACCTCTTCCTCCCCAAATTTTCAATGAGGAACTGTATTGTGGG GACTTTGAATCGTTCTTTGATGCTAAAGAAGGAAATGAAATATTTGTGTTCCTGGGATTAACTCCACTTCCAAGTAAAAAG